In Hymenobacter volaticus, the genomic window CCCGGCGCACGTGCTCCCCGTCGCGGCCGTCTTGGTGCTCGGCGTGGTCTACCCCGAATACGTGCAGCGTGAGTAGCGCGGGCTTGTAGGTCGACATCAGGTAGGCGGCAATGCGGCTGCCGTTTTCGTCGCCGCTGACGTAGTCGCTGCTCATGTCGCGGGCCGTGAGCTTGCCGGTGGCGTTGGTTTCAATTTCTTCCATCAAACCCTTGGGCATGGTTTGCTGACGCACCGGCGTGAAACGGTCCACATTCTTGTCGAGCGACCAATATTCGGGCACGTTGTAGTCGATGGGGGCGCCCACCGATACGGGCCACATCACGGAAGCCGACTTGAGGCCAGCTTTGTGCACAGCGTCCCACAGCGTCTCAGTCTTAATCAGGTTTTCCTCCCAATACCAGCGCCCGGTGGCACCATCAGGCTCGAAGGGCGAGTTGTAATAAATGCCGTGTTGCAGGGGGGTCACACCCGTAATGAGTGTGGTGTGCGACGGATACGTCACGCTCGGGAATACGCCCCGCACGCCGTCGGCCGAGGTGCCCTGCGCGGCCATGCGCTGCAAATTGGGCGCCGGCCACTTCGCTTCCCGGTAGAAATCGGGTCGGAACCCGTCGATGCTAATGAGAACTACATGCTTGGCCGCTTGACCGAGCGAGGTGATTGCCAGGCCGAAACTCAGGCCTACAGTCGCGAGAAATGACTTCATCTAAACAGAAAGAGAAAGGTGACAAGAGGTACTTTGGAAGGCGCGCAGTTGCAAGCCGTTGGGCTGCCGCCGCGCAAGAAGCTGGCCGAGCTTTCACCCATTCAACTTGCTACATCAGGCCGCGCTAGAAAGAATAGCGGGCGCCTAGCTGGAGCTGGTAGGGCGTACCGTTTTGGTTGGTGGTGCCCACGTTTTCGTTCACGCGGTACGTGTAACGCCGCGTAGTTTGGTTGAAGCCACTGACCGTTAGCAGGTTCTGGTTGCCGAGGTTGTAGTTCACACCCCAATCCTTGTTGAGCAGGTTGGTGAAGTTGAAGGCATCGACGCTAAAGGTGAGGCCCTGGTTTTTGAAAGTCTTGAAGGTCTTTTGCAGGCGCACATCAAACGTGCCCGAGAATGGGTTGACGCCCCCGTTGCGGTCGGCAATACCGCCGAGGCTGCGCCGAATGTAGTCTTTGGCGCGGTTGTCGGGGTTGTCGAGCACCTTCTGCATGGAGGCGGCCACAGCCGGATTGGTTTCCGGGCTGTTGGGGTCGAAAACGAAGGCGAGGTCGTTGTCGGTGCCAGGGCCGCCCACAAAGTCGCCGTTGATATCAGCATCCACGAGCAGTGAGTAACGGCTGCCCCCAAGGCCGGTGAAGCGGGCGCTCAGCGCAAACCCTTTCACGGTGGGCGAGCTGCCGAAGAACACTACTTTGTGCCGGAACTGGTTGTCGGAATAGTTGATTTCGCTTAGGCTGCGCGGGTCCGACTTCACCGGCCGGAAGGTGGACGTGTTGGCCACGTTGCCGTTGTAGGACGTATTGTCGCGGGTGTCGTTGAGGGTGTAGCTGGTGTTGAAATATCCGTCGCGGAAGTAACGCAGCTCGGCATCCACTATCAGAGCCGCCTGCCGGACTTTGGCGCCGTTGGTGAACTCCAGCGTACGGCCCACGGCCTGCGTTTTGCGCCCAAGCACGTTGTTGGTGATGCCCGCCGCCGTGATGGAATTGGCCGGCACGAACACGCCCCGGTTGGCTTCGTTGTCGAGCGTGAAGTAGGGCTGGTCCACGAGGTTGCGGTCCAGGTACACGTAGTTGTCGCGGGTATAGGAATACAGGAAGTTGACGCCCACACGCAGCCAGCTGCTCACGATGCGGTTCACGCTCAGGTTGGCTTTGTACACATTCGGCACCTGCAAGTCCTTGCTGTTCAAGTTGATGGTCGACACGTACGGCACGCCGGGCAGCAAGCCTGGAGCTGTAGATGGGTCGGCGCGGTAGGCGGGGAAGTCGGGGCGGGGCACGGGGTTCTCACCCGACGATGGCCGCGTCACGTCGATGGAGGCTACCTTGGTGCCGCTGTTCTGAATGTTGTTGACTTGGGCGTAATTGACGGGATTGGCCGAGAAAATGCCGCCGCCCAAACGCACAATGCTTTTCCGTTCACCTTTCACGTCCCACGTCAGCTGCACCCGGGGCTGGATGTTGTTCCAGTCGGTGGGGTTGTTGTCGGTGCGCAAGCCTAGCGCCTCTTGTACCACGGGGTTGTAGGCGCCGGCCGTCAGGTAGCTGGTCATGTCCCAACGCAAGCCCACAATGGCTTCCACATGGGGCAGCGGGTTGTACTGCGCCTGCCCAAACAACGACGTATTCAACACATACTGCTGCACCGACGGTATGCCTTGCAGGGGCACTTCCCGAGCGTAGCGAGTCGGATTTAAGTCGTTGAATTCCTGTACGCTATTGAACACAAAACGCCCGTTTTGCTCGCTGGAAATGTAGGTATCTAGGTAGGTCAGCGTGTTGTCGGTGCCGAAGGTGAAGTTGTAGCGGCCCTTGGTCAGGTAGGTAGTATTGACGAGCTGAATCTGGTTTTCCAGGTTGTTTTCGGGCGTGAAACGCTGGCCCCCGAGTTGCACCGACGTGCTCCCCTGCCGCCCGTTGGGCAGGCGCGAGCGGACCGTTACAATGGCCCGCGGAATGTTGGCGGCCGGCAACTGGTCGTTGGGCGTGTAGTCGCGCTTCACCGTTTGGTACTGCACCTTCAGCTCGTTGAGCAGATCGGGGCTGAACTGCGTGCGCAACGATGCCAACGTGCTGTTTTCGCGCGACTTGAAGTTGCCGTACACCTCATACAGGTTGATAGACGAGTTGTCGTCGGTGCTATTGGGGTTGTTCCAGTCGCTGTAGTTGTTGCGCAGCGTCAGGCGGTTCTTCTCGTTGATCTGCCAGTCGAGGCGCGCAAAGAACGTGTTAGCCAACGTCTTGCGCCCAAACTCGCCGGTTTGCCGGGCGTTGCTCAGGCCATACTTGTTGCGGGCAATGGTCAGGACTGTATCCAGCGCTCCGGCACTGATACCTAGCGCATTGGCATCGGCATCCGACTTGATATCGGCAATGAAAAACGGCGCCGACTGATCTTGCCGGTCCAAGGCCGTGAAGAAGTGCAGCTTGTCTTTGATGATGGGGCCGCCGAGGCTGAAGCCGTACTGGTTGGTAGTGAAGTTTTGGGTGCGGCGGTTGCCCCGGATGTCGTAGGGACTGGCCAAGAAATCGGCGCGGTAATAGTCGAAGATCGAGCCGGTGAAGGTGTTGGTGCCCGACTTGGTAACGGCGCTGATAGTCCCGCCGCCTTGCCGGCCCTGCGTCACGTCGTACACGTTAGTCGCCACCTCGAATTCGCGGATAGCTTCCAACGAAAGAGAGTACGGCCCGTTGCCTACTGCCCCCGACGTGAGGTTGTTACGGGCACTGACCCCATCAATCAGGTAGTTGGTCGATGACGGGAGCTGGCCACCCACGCTGCCCCCATTGGAGGTAGGCGCCAGCGAAGCCAAGTTGGTGAAGCTGCGGTTGAGCGTCGGAATCTGCCGAATAGTTTGGTCGGTGATGGCCGTGCTGCTACCGAGGCGGTCGATGCGGCTGTTGAGGGCGTTGCCGCGCACCACCACTTCCTGCAAGCCTACGGTGGAGGGCTGCATCGTAAAATCCACAGCTAGCTGGTCGCCGAGGTTCAGCGCCAACTCGTTTTTGACTTGGTTGGTTGAGCCGATATAGCTGGCCCGCACGGTGTACGGCTTGCCCAGCGGCAACTGCCGCAGAAAGTAGCGCCCTTCCGCGTTGGTAACCGTGGCGGTCTGAAAGCCAGTGGCTTCGTTGCGCACCACAATCGTTACGCCCGGCAGGGTAACGCCTTTTTCATCG contains:
- a CDS encoding alkaline phosphatase family protein, with translation MKSFLATVGLSFGLAITSLGQAAKHVVLISIDGFRPDFYREAKWPAPNLQRMAAQGTSADGVRGVFPSVTYPSHTTLITGVTPLQHGIYYNSPFEPDGATGRWYWEENLIKTETLWDAVHKAGLKSASVMWPVSVGAPIDYNVPEYWSLDKNVDRFTPVRQQTMPKGLMEEIETNATGKLTARDMSSDYVSGDENGSRIAAYLMSTYKPALLTLHVFGVDHAEHQDGRDGEHVRRALATADWVVGNIVESLTKAGIEKETAVIVTGDHGFVDITTTLAPNVWLAQNGLYGANKGDWKAQFHTSGAAAFLMLKTKNDKKTLEQVRRLLAAAPAEQRKLFRVVERAELDQIGADPNVALALAPVPGVSMNSSREGEVVRPGKGGTHGFFPDFAQIQTGFIGFGPGFTAGQVVPQMALQDVAPITARLLGLPFTGGSQSPVPAQVVKR
- a CDS encoding TonB-dependent receptor — translated: MRKDFPLFSTVCSVALLSASSGFSQSTDASIAGRVVDEKGVTLPGVTIVVRNEATGFQTATVTNAEGRYFLRQLPLGKPYTVRASYIGSTNQVKNELALNLGDQLAVDFTMQPSTVGLQEVVVRGNALNSRIDRLGSSTAITDQTIRQIPTLNRSFTNLASLAPTSNGGSVGGQLPSSTNYLIDGVSARNNLTSGAVGNGPYSLSLEAIREFEVATNVYDVTQGRQGGGTISAVTKSGTNTFTGSIFDYYRADFLASPYDIRGNRRTQNFTTNQYGFSLGGPIIKDKLHFFTALDRQDQSAPFFIADIKSDADANALGISAGALDTVLTIARNKYGLSNARQTGEFGRKTLANTFFARLDWQINEKNRLTLRNNYSDWNNPNSTDDNSSINLYEVYGNFKSRENSTLASLRTQFSPDLLNELKVQYQTVKRDYTPNDQLPAANIPRAIVTVRSRLPNGRQGSTSVQLGGQRFTPENNLENQIQLVNTTYLTKGRYNFTFGTDNTLTYLDTYISSEQNGRFVFNSVQEFNDLNPTRYAREVPLQGIPSVQQYVLNTSLFGQAQYNPLPHVEAIVGLRWDMTSYLTAGAYNPVVQEALGLRTDNNPTDWNNIQPRVQLTWDVKGERKSIVRLGGGIFSANPVNYAQVNNIQNSGTKVASIDVTRPSSGENPVPRPDFPAYRADPSTAPGLLPGVPYVSTINLNSKDLQVPNVYKANLSVNRIVSSWLRVGVNFLYSYTRDNYVYLDRNLVDQPYFTLDNEANRGVFVPANSITAAGITNNVLGRKTQAVGRTLEFTNGAKVRQAALIVDAELRYFRDGYFNTSYTLNDTRDNTSYNGNVANTSTFRPVKSDPRSLSEINYSDNQFRHKVVFFGSSPTVKGFALSARFTGLGGSRYSLLVDADINGDFVGGPGTDNDLAFVFDPNSPETNPAVAASMQKVLDNPDNRAKDYIRRSLGGIADRNGGVNPFSGTFDVRLQKTFKTFKNQGLTFSVDAFNFTNLLNKDWGVNYNLGNQNLLTVSGFNQTTRRYTYRVNENVGTTNQNGTPYQLQLGARYSF